The genomic region ACTCAACGAGTGTCTGCGACTACGGGTGCAGGACATCGACTTCGAGCGTGGCGAGATCACGGTGTGTAGCGGCAAGGGCAACAAGGATCGAGTGACGATGTTGCCCGAGCAGCTCAAGGCACCACTGCGTGAACAGCTGCTCCATGCTCAGGCTGTGCACAGGCTCGACCTCGAAGCTGGCTGGGGCCGCGTGGTGTTGCCCGAGGCGCTCGAACGCAAGTACCCGAGCGCGCCTGCTGAATGGCGCTGGCAGTGGGTGTTCCCGCAGCAGAACAGGTGGCGCAACCGCACCACCGGCCAGCAGGGGAGGCACCACGTTCACGAGACAGTGCTGCAGCGGGCGGTCAAGGAGGCGGTGCGCCGATCAGGAGTCGCCAAGCGGGCGGGTTGCCATACGTTCCGGCATTCGTTCGCGACGCACCTGCTCGAGGCCGGCTACGACATCCGAACGATCCAGGAGTTGCTGGGGCACAAGAGCGTGAACACGACGATGATCTACACCCACGTGCTGAACAAGGGCGGGCAAGGGGTGCGCAGTCCGTTCGACAGGTTGTAGCCTGCCGCTTCGGCTTATGCAGACTGCGTTCCTTCGTTACGCAACGTGTCGTCCGTGCGTGGCATACTTGGGGAGGGGGTTCTTCGTGTCGCGTCTTTCGACGCCCCATCGATGGGTCCCCAGACTGCAGATACATTGTTAGAACGAAGCTACCTGCACCTCATTGGGTTCGTCAGGCGGGGGAACGGTGAGGCGGGGAGTTCGGATCGGCTCGGAAGCGTGGGGGAACGTGAGTCTCTTGTCCTGGACCGGCGCTTCGACGTCGGGCTGATGGACCCTCCGCCTCAGCGCCGGTGTCATTTGGTCCCGGCAGTCTGATCCGTTTGGTGGCTGCGGCGCTCTG from Coriobacteriia bacterium harbors:
- a CDS encoding integron integrase, whose translation is MPPKRLLELMRDELRARHYSARTEEAYCMWVKRYVRFHKMRHPADMGATEINEFLTYLAVEEKVSSSTQNQALSGLLFLYRYVFGFDIGDVGDVVRARKSQHVPVVLTREEVRTVLAELEGESWLMASLLYGAGLRLNECLRLRVQDIDFERGEITVCSGKGNKDRVTMLPEQLKAPLREQLLHAQAVHRLDLEAGWGRVVLPEALERKYPSAPAEWRWQWVFPQQNRWRNRTTGQQGRHHVHETVLQRAVKEAVRRSGVAKRAGCHTFRHSFATHLLEAGYDIRTIQELLGHKSVNTTMIYTHVLNKGGQGVRSPFDRL